A window of Nonomuraea angiospora genomic DNA:
GGTGGACGGCGCGGCTGACCGGCGCCGCCAACATCCGCCAGACCACCGCCTTCCCCCGCGACCTGCACCGCCTGTCCCCGTGACCCTGGCCCCCTGCGCCCGCTCTCATCCGGGCGCAGGGGGCTCGCCCCGCCGGGCGCGAGGCATCAGCAGCGCGACGGCCGCGCCCAGCAGGCAGACGAAGGCCGTGACCAGGAACATCTCCGTGTACTCCGTGTGCAGCGCCGCCTGCACCTTCGCGGTGTACTCGGCCAGCTGCCGCTGGTACGTCACCGCGTCCACGCCGAACGGCAGCGGCGTGTCCAGCTGGGCGGTCAGCGACTGGAACCGGTAGAACCCCCACGCCGACACCGCCGCGATGCCGATCAGCATGCCCATCATCCTGGCCACCACGACCGCCGCCGACGCCACGCCGTGCTGGGCCGCCGAGGTCACGCGCAGCACCGCCGACGAGACCGGGGCGATGACCAGGCCCAGTCCCAGACCGGCGACCACCAGATCGACGTCCACGAGGAGCCCGGCGCTCTTGAGATCGAGCGGCCAGCGGCTCATCAGCCAGTAGCCGGCCGCCCCCAGCACCAGGCCCGCCACCGCGACGACGCTCTCGCCCAGCCTGCGGGCCAGGAGGCCGCCCAGCAGGGCGCCCACGGTGAGCGCGGCCAGGAACCTGGCCAGGATCAGCGACGCTCCCAGCGCGTCCTCGCCGAGCAGGGTCTGGGCGGTGAACTGGACGAACACCATGGTCACCAGGAGCGCCGCCCCGGCCAGGAAGCTCACGGCCAGGGTGGCGAGCAGGGGGCCCTTGCGGGTGGCGGAGAGGTCGAGCAGGCGTACGGGGGAGCGGATCTCCCACCACACGAAGATCCCTGCCGCCAGCGCGCCGGCGGCGATCACGGGCAGGCCCCACGGCGGGAGCACGGTCTTGGCCGGGTCGGGGTTGTACAGGCCCACGACCAGCAGCGCGAGCGCCAGCGCCAGCAACGCCCCACCGACGACGTCCACCCGCCGCCTCCCGCCGCCGCTCCCGGCCTGCCCGGCGCCGGTGGTCGTCGTGGGGTCGGGCGGCGGGCCGGTGCGGGCGGGCGGGCCGGAGGGGACGGTGAAGTGGACCGCGACGGCGGCCAGGGCGGCGAGCGGGAGGTTGATCCAGAAGATGGCGTGCCAGCCGCCCAGCTCCACCCCCGCCACCACGGTGCTCGGGATCAGCGCCAGCACCCCGCCGTACAGGGGCCCGAGGGCGCTCC
This region includes:
- a CDS encoding MFS transporter, which gives rise to MRGARRVVLGAGGAVVLLAGLDAYVVVTVLIDIAEDVGIPLNHLERATPIVTGFLLGYVAAMPLLGQLSDRYGRRPLIHACLAAFALGSVLTALASGEVMVVAGRTVQGVAGGALLPITMALIGDLWDEHERPVALGAVGAAQELGSALGPLYGGVLALIPSTVVAGVELGGWHAIFWINLPLAALAAVAVHFTVPSGPPARTGPPPDPTTTTGAGQAGSGGGRRRVDVVGGALLALALALLVVGLYNPDPAKTVLPPWGLPVIAAGALAAGIFVWWEIRSPVRLLDLSATRKGPLLATLAVSFLAGAALLVTMVFVQFTAQTLLGEDALGASLILARFLAALTVGALLGGLLARRLGESVVAVAGLVLGAAGYWLMSRWPLDLKSAGLLVDVDLVVAGLGLGLVIAPVSSAVLRVTSAAQHGVASAAVVVARMMGMLIGIAAVSAWGFYRFQSLTAQLDTPLPFGVDAVTYQRQLAEYTAKVQAALHTEYTEMFLVTAFVCLLGAAVALLMPRARRGEPPAPG